Proteins from a genomic interval of Malassezia vespertilionis chromosome 9, complete sequence:
- a CDS encoding uncharacterized protein (COG:K; EggNog:ENOG503NYJE) — protein MDETKESQEEKASLFLATLVPQEHDNTSGAALAAEAMRKIQDAVAAANGYIWHREVPIATAEMDGAPHGTVQISMRTNGTVEDEWFMTYILTNLTVSYPGLCVQVEDEDGEFLLIEAADVLPAWVAPANAKNRVWIYDGAMHLIPLQYKTGGTEQEPVLSIADAVRIVRDPQVDTGASQALQDAAFSRLKTYPQKARTLQHYTLAFLPISAANALCTHPQIVADAIHAISTRDVVTVRSLQRLKMFALPKDASLSGLPVKGICLVRLHMTRHLYAQLLHDNFFPPKAFGTAWQKAVEKYRLYTHAEKRSASITEEEAIYGRWYDLGAKLTAGLEMLAERWNAHRMAASSTSSYSLSSSAHAQLLSRLTHLGYFGDEVQGSARWNALEKEAVRVASQLHKPGEGEAALLWEVLHSAATSPMLDAVRSLLVPTDNINAMRKAEDAQDWLAQLPEELTSIAQPGNDPAEQTMGRLNAFTEKMHQFMEGQGDLEGALVNDELFEDGEEAGADVDSDSDTSLSKEERQQRMDALVPPLAASEWGAKNAEQHASEERKQTSTSMTFSTSKDLGRGQQPRSLLGFSSGVHYEGDSDSGESLEDDQGDEAEARARRYEMLGINADDAEDDIDAEIADGMDNFLEFTRKELGLNEEQYAQILADRREHGGTYRVNLPLAFVPPRKESKRAHHTLPEERTAQAATQSSNAKLDSFDAVLEAMEKELGHNLVHADNHDHSPDMEVDEELTAEDEELLQHLLASGGALPESLRHFAEAQEASDTDMEMLSNFLESFKAQHGRPGPVGTLASRLGTGGLPTDTDK, from the coding sequence ATGGACGAAACCAAAGAATCCCAGGAGGAAAAGGCGTCTCTTTTTCTTGCGACGCTTGTTCCCCAAGAGCATGACAATACATCaggagctgcgcttgcagccGAGGCAATGCGTAAAATACAAGATGCAGTTGCTGCTGCCAACGGCTACATTTGGCATCGCGAAGTGCCCATAGCTACTGCAGAaatggacggcgcgccacACGGGACAGTGCAGATCTCGATGCGAACGAATGGCACGGTCGAGGATGAATGGTTCATGACGTATATACTGACCAACTTGACCGTATCGTATCCAGGCTTGTGCGTCCAAGTTGAAGACGAAGATGGCGAGTTTCTCTTGATTGAGGCGGCGGACGTGCTCCCTGCTTGGGTCGCACCCGCAAATGCCAAGAACCGTGTTTGGATATACGATGGCGCTATGCATTTGATTCCCCTACAATACAAAACAGGCGGCACCGAACAAGAGCCGGTGCTGAGCATTGCGGACGCCGTAAGGATTGTGCGCGACCCACAGGTGGATACGGGCGCCTCGCAAGCACTGCAGGACGCTGCATTTAGCCGATTAAAAACGTATCCTCAGAAAGCGCGTACGTTGCAGCATTACACGCTTGCATTTCTTCCTATCAGTGCGGCAaatgcgctgtgcacacATCCTCAGATAGTCGCCGACGCGATCCACGCAATATCGACGCGCGATGTCGTCACTGTGCGAAGCTTGCAACGCCTCAAAATGTTTGCCTTACCCAAGGATGCATCGCTTTCTGGCTTGCCCGTCAAAGGCATCTGCCTTGTACGCCTACACATGACACGGCATTTGTACGCCCAGCTCTTGCACGATAACTTTTTTCCGCCCAAGGCATTTGGCACGGCGTGGCAAAAGGCCGTCGAAAAATACCGTCTGTATACCCACGCAGAGAAGCGATCTGCATCAATTACGGAGGAAGAGGCCATTTATGGCCGCTGGTACGACCTCGGAGCAAAGCTAACCGCGGGATTGGAAATGCTCGCCGAGCGTTGGAATGCACATCGCATGGCTGCTAGTTCAACATCCTCATACTCTTTGTCGTCCTCCGCGCATGCACAGTTGCTTTCAAGACTTACACATCTGGGTTATTTTGGCGACGAGGTGCAaggaagcgcgcggtgGAATGCACTGGAAAAAGAAGCGGTGCGCGTTGCatcgcagctgcacaaacCCGGTGAAGGAGAAGCGGCATTGCTATGGGAAgtcttgcacagcgcggcgacaTCGCCCATGCTGGATGCTGTGCGCAGTCTGCTCGTTCCTACAGACAATATAAATGCTATGCGGAAAGCCGAGGATGCGCAAGACTGGCTTGCACAATTGCCGGAAGAACTTACGTCCATTGCACAGCCTGGCAATGATCCAGCAGAACAAACAATGGGCCGCTTAAACGCATTCACGGAAAAAATGCATCAGTTTATGGAAGGACAAGGCGATCTGGAGGGTGCGCTCGTAAATGACGAGCTTTTTGAGGATGGTGAAGAGGCCGGCGCTGACGTGGACTCTGATTCGGATACTTCGCTCTCGAAAGAGGAACGGCAGCAGCGTATGGATGCATTGGTGCCTCCTTTGGCTGCGTCCGAATGGGGCGCAAAAAATGCGGAACAGCACGCGTCGGAGGAGAGGAAGCAAACATCGACGTCTATGACGTTTTCTACATCGAAGGATCTGGGCCGTGGTCAACAGCCGAGATCGTTGCTTGGGTTCAGCAGCGGTGTGCATTATGAAGGGGATAGCGACTCGGGAGAATCACTAGAGGATGACCAAGGCGATGAAgccgaggcgcgtgcaagGCGCTATGAAATGCTTGGCATTAATGCTGACGATGCTGAAGACGATATTGACGCGGAAATTGCGGACGGAATGGATAATTTCCTCGAATTTACGCGTAAAGAGCTGGGTCTCAATGAAGAGCAGTATGCACAGATTTTGGCAGACCGGCGCGAGCATGGAGGCACGTACAGAGTCAACTTACCTTTAGCATTTGTGCCGCCTAGAAAAGAAAgcaagcgtgcgcaccaCACTTTGCCTGAGGAGCGCacagcacaagcagcgacgcagTCTTCCAATGCGAAACTCGACTCTTTTGACGCGGTGCTCGAAGCGATGGAAAAGGAGCTTGGACACAACCTTGTACATGCTGATAATCACGACCACTCCCCTGACATGGAAGTTGACGAAGAACTCACCGCCGAGGATGAAGAGCTTTTACAACATTTGCTAGCGTCTGGCGGGGCGCTCCCTGAAAGTCTGCGCCATTTCGCGGAGGCGCAAGAAGCCAGTGATACAGATATGGAAATGCTATCCAACTTTTTGGAGAGTTTTaaagcgcagcacggccGTCCCGGCCCCGTAGGCACACTCGCAAGCCGTCTCGGCACCGGCGGCCTGCCCACCGACACGGACAAGTAA
- a CDS encoding uncharacterized protein (COG:S; EggNog:ENOG503P7DW; BUSCO:EOG092653LT): protein MAQQRAGRGGSKGRLSLRDTAPKQAPKQAPKQKQKKLPMKRSAQRMEDEEDDEDEEDGEDGEESSEASDEELDTDEEIKAQSKPHSKKTLKRKRRAVSPTAFGEAIKELLGNDASDAEAKRAEPAQSAILSLAPSVRRTANATTLRAKAARLALEKRREREELAHVRDVIGDWGPPGVPPKDIKAGLPNTPQLDAWMEQGGAKGYERRLRKAAQRGVVKLFNAIRAAQQTSVDEVDEARQKRPKGSTANALGSAEAAVTKLSKSNFLDLLRNAPQGTTSAPSK from the coding sequence ATGGCGCAGCAACGTGCAGGCCGGGGTGGCTCGAAAGGGCGCTTATCACTGCGAGACACTGCGCCGAAACAGGCGCCGAAACAGGCGCCGAAACAAAAACAGAAGAAGCTACCGATGAAACGTTCCGCGCAGCGTATGGAAGATGAAGAAGACGATGAAGACGAAGAAGACGGAGAAGACGGAGAAGAATCGTCAGAAGCCAGCGACGAAGAGCTCGATACGGACGAAGAAATCAAGGCGCAGAGCAAGCCGCACAGTAAAAAGACActgaagcgcaagcgccgcgctgtaTCTCCTACAGCATTTGGTGAGGCCATAAaggagctgcttggcaatGACGCGTCTGACGCTGAGGCAAAACGTGCCGAACCGGCACAAAGTGCGATTTTATCGCTTGCTCCTAGTGTACGCCGCACAGCGAATGCaacgacgctgcgtgcaaaagcTGCACGTCTTGCTCTGGAGAAGCGACGCGAGCGGGAAGAACTTGCGCACGTCCGTGACGTTATCGGTGATTGGGGTCCGCCGGGTGTGCCACCGAAAGATATCAAAGCTGGACTCCCGAATACACCGCAGCTTGATGCATGGATGGAACAGGGAGGAGCAAAAGGCTATGAGCGCCGGCTCCGCAAGGCTGCACAGCGTGGTGTAGTTAAATTATTCAACGCCAttcgtgcagcgcagcagacgAGTGTAGACGAAGTCGACGAGGCACGGCAAAAAAGGCCAAAAGGCTCGACCGCGAATGCACTTGGAAGCGCAGAGGCTGCGGTAACCAAACTCAGCAAAAGCAACTTTTTGGACCTACTccgcaatgcgccgcagggcACGACAAGTGCACCGAGCAAATGA
- a CDS encoding uncharacterized protein (COG:C; EggNog:ENOG503NVZQ), whose translation MHDSPYVERANINPIERYIPLQEPLHEFGSWILSALPKYIQQYSVYKDEVTFFVAPSAVIPVMTFLRDHSATQFKALMDISGADYPSRSLRFEVVYHLLSVRNNARIRVKTYADELTPVPSVTGLFRSADWFEREAWDMYGIFFVGHPDLRRILTDYGFEGHPMRKDFPLTGYSEVRWDEEKKRVVHEPVQLTQAHRNFETSSPWEQVGPGRDYTPNNYKLVPPKPEEDEDKNKK comes from the coding sequence ATGCACGATTCGCCGTACGTGGAACGTGCGAATATCAACCCGATCGAACGATACATTCCTTTGCAGGAGCCGCTTCATGAGTTTGGCAGCTGGATTCTCTCCGCGCTTCCGAAATATATTCAGCAATACAGCGTGTACAAGGACGAGGTGACGTTTTTCGTCGCACCGTCTGCTGTGATCCCCGTCATGACCTTTTTGCGCGATCATTCTGCGACGCAGTTCAAGGCTTTGATGGATATTTCCGGCGCTGATTACCCTTCTCGGTCGCTGCGTTTTGAGGTTGTTTACCACCTCTTGAGCGTGCGCAACAATGCACGCATTCGTGTTAAGACATATGCTGATGAGCTTACACCCGTTCCCAGTGTCACTGGCCTCTTTCGCAGCGCTGACTGGttcgagcgcgaggcatGGGATATGTATGGCATCTTTTTCGTTGGCCACCCTGATCTCCGGCGCATTCTGACCGACTACGGTTTTGAGGGTCACCCTATGCGCAAAGACTTCCCTCTCACGGGCTACTCAGAAGTCCGCTGGGACGAGGAGAAGAAGCGCGTGGTACATGAGCCTGTCCAGCTTACACAGGCGCACCGCAACTTTGAGACGAGTTCACCTTGGGAGCAAGTCGGCCCTGGCCGTGACTATACGCCTAACAACTACAAGCTTGTTCCGCCCAAACCTGAGGAGGATGAAGACAAGAACAAAAAATAG
- a CDS encoding uncharacterized protein (COG:C; EggNog:ENOG503NUY0; BUSCO:EOG09262GXD) — translation MIPALNTFRSRAAMTGRALRAGNTFASQKRFLSLHEYLSMDLLNKYGVNTPKSIPAKTPEEAFEAAKKFGGKPVVIKAQVLAGGRGKGHFDNGLKGGVHLVKTPEEVRDLAKQMIGAKLITKQTGAAGRECNAVMIAEARPPKKEYYVALLNDRVKQLPAMIASSEGGTSIEEVAAENPDAIITTTIDLEKGLDAQTAQQIAHKLGFSGPEQEKQAADIFQKLYKLFDERDATQVEINPLAESQDGEVLCMDAKLGFDDNADFRQIDVFKQRDLTQEDPIEVEAGKYGLNFIKLDGNIGCLVNGAGLAMATLDVLSLNGGQPANFLDVGGGANAAAVKKAFELLLQSKDVRAIFVNIFGGIMRCDVIADGIVQATKELDLKIPLVVRLQGTKEQEAKKIIKDSGLKIAAFDDLDQAAAKAVEVAK, via the exons ATGATTCCTGCACTCAACACATTCCGCTCGCGTGCTGCCATGACTGGccgtgcattgcgtgcTGGCAATACTTTTGCTAGCCAGAAGCGCTTCTTGTCTCTGCACGAGTACCTCTCTATGGATTTGCTCAACAAGTACGGCGTCAATACGCCCAAGTCTATTCCGGCGAAGACCCCCGAGGAGGCGTTCGAGGCTGCAAAGAAGTTCGGAGGCAAACCTGTTGTGATCAAGGCGCAGGTGCTTGCGGGCGGCCGTGGTAAAGGTCATTTTGACAATGGCCTTAAGGGTGGTGTCCACCTCGTCAAGAC CCCTGAGGAGGTCCGCGACCTTGCTAAGCAAATGATCGGTGCCAAGCTGATTACCAAGCAGaccggcgctgcaggccgTGAATGCAACGCGGTTATGATTGCAGAAGCGCGCCCGCCGAAGAAGGAGTACTACGTCGCACTGCTCAACGATCGTGTAAAGCAGCTCCCTGCCATGATTGCCTCGAGCGAGGGCGGTACCTCGATTGAGGAGGTTGCGGCAGAAAACCCCGACGCAATCATTACCACCACCATTGACTTGGAGAAGGGTCTTGACGCGCAGACCGCGCAGCAGATCGCTCACAAGCTCGGGTTTTCCGGCCCCGAGCAGGAGAAGCAAGCTGCAGACATTTTCCAAAAGCTTTACAAGCTGTTTGATGAGCGCGATGCCACGCAGGTTGAGATCAACCCGCTGGCCGAGAGCCAGGACGGCGAAGTGCTCTGCATGGACGCCAAGCTCGGCTTTGACGATAACGCCGACTTTCGCCAGATCGACGTGTTTAAGCAGCGCGATCTCACACAGGAAGACCCCATCGAGGTTGAGGCCGGCAAATACGGCCTCAACTTTATTAAGCTCGATGGCAACATCGGCTGCTTGGTCAACGGTGCCGGTCTGGCCATGGCAACGCTCGATGTTCTCTCGCTAAATGGTGGCCAGCCTGCCAACTTCTTGGACGTTGGTGGTGGTGCGAACGCCGCCGCGGTGAAGAAGGCGTTTGAGCTTCTGCTGCAGAGCAAGGATGTGCGTGCTATTTTCGTCAACATTTTTGGTGGTATTATGCGCTGCGATGTTATTGCGGATGGTATCGTACAAGCCACGAAGGAATTGGATCTCAAGATCCCTCTTGTGGTGCGGTTGCAAGGTACAAAGGAGCAGGAGGCCAAGAAGATCATCAAAGATTCTGGCCTCAAGATCGCTGCATTTGACGATCTCGACCAGGCTGCCGCCAAGGCTGTCGAGGTTGCCAAGTAA
- a CDS encoding uncharacterized protein (COG:A; EggNog:ENOG503P4VU) — MSTAPVEVQLQYQDALPYYDQELDTIPNMRSSVEQLIAQEKATLAYDPLSLLGAPYQVFTVCMRKECLQQELPQLAAELERAERGEKLNVLDADRYQLPEPAEGLQASEEAWDASLRNASVQLAYMDGRVKNIELLRRYGANAWRLYNYNQEAILGLESQALDAEREEVEEVNRARKDAQIKTGDALSTYESRWAALVSQNLSLRVANLTAKAETAEYTRRAEQLQKELEAMDATS; from the exons ATGAGTACTGCGCCTGTCGAGGTGCAGCTACAGTACCAAGATGCGCTTCCGTACTATGACCAGGAACTGGACACTATTCCGAATATGCGATCTTCGGTCGAGCAGCTAATTGCACAGGAAAAGGCGACGCTTGCATACGATCCTCTctcgctgcttggcgctccATACCAAGTGTTTACGGTATGTATGCGCAAAGAGTGCTTACAACAGGAATTGCCTCAACTTGCAGCGGAATTAGAACGTGCAGAGCGTGGAGAAAAGCTCAACGTATTGGACGCCGATCGATACCAGCTCCCTGAGCCCGCTGAAGGATTGCAAGCGTCGGAAGAAGCGTGGGACGCGAGTCTACGGAATGCGTCGGTGCAACTTGCGTACATGGATGGGCGCGTAAAGAACATTGAAttgctgcgccgctacGGAG CAAATGCCTGGCGGCTTTACAATTACAACCAGGAAGCGATACTCGGCTTGGAGTCACAAGCACTGGATGCAGAGCGCGAAGAGGTAGAAGAAGTTaaccgcgcgcgcaaagacgcaCAGATCAAGAccggcgatgcgctttcTACGTACGAGTCGCGATGGGCCGCGCTCGTTTCCCAAAATCTTTCGCTGCGCGTGGCGAACCTCACAGCGAAGGCAGAGACTGCTGAGTATACCCGACGCGCCGAACAACTACAGAAAGAACTGGAAGCAATGGATGCGACATCGTAG